The Flavobacteriales bacterium genome contains the following window.
GGGTGGTCGTCCCGTTCGATCACTTCGCCCACGAGAAGGCGCACGGCATTGGAACCGATGTCAATGGCGGCGTACGTGCGGTCGCGGTCCATGCGCCGAAGGTAGCCGCCAAGGGGCTCCGCCATCCGCCGGGCCGATTGTCATGCGAACGCCATTTTCGGTCAAGAGCGTGATCCATCACCCCCCGCTGGATCGTTCGTGGAGCACATTCGCCGCCGAAATGAAAACACCGCTCCTCCTCGCCGCTCTCATCGCCGCCACCACCGTGGCGGCCCAGACTTCCGTAACCGTCACCACCGGCCCGGGCAATGCCCAGCAGACCTGGTACAACCTGAACACCGACGCCACCACTTCAGCCCCGCTGGCGGAATGGGACCTCGCCTTCGAGATCAATGGCGGGTTCAATGCGGGCATCATGGCCAACACGGCCAAGGGGGTGAAGGTTTACCAAGCGCCCGTCGCTGTGGGCGATTGGGGCAGCATGGACACCACAGGCATGGCCGCCAACTGGCAGGGCCTCCACAACAGCGACAAGGACTGGAGCCTCGGGGCCTTCAACAGCGATGTGGACCTCGATGCCTACAATATCGGCTGGGGCATCTATAACACAGTAACGCACGTGGTTGCCGGCGACAGCATACAAGTGGTGGTGCTTGCTGACGGAGCGGCCAGAATGATCCGCATCGACGCGCTGGGCGCAGGTACATACACCTTCACTTACGCGAACCTTGATGGCAGCGACGAGCAAACACATCAGATCGCAAAGGCCGACTACAGCGGCAAGAACTACGCCTATTGGTCCATGACGTCCCACAGCGCCATCGACCGTGAACCGATGAGCGCCGATTGGGACATCTTGTTCGGCAAGTACACGACCAACATCGGCACGTGGTACGGTGTTACCGGCGCGCTGCACAACAAGAACGTCCAAGCTGTACAAGTTGGCGGTGTTCCGACACTCGATGCGGTGTTCCAATGGAACGACCTTGGCAACGACATCAACATCCTGGGACACGACTGGAAGTACTTCGACATGGGCACGTTCCAGTACGTGATCGAGGACTCCCTCACCTACTTCGTGAAGGACGTGACGGGCAACGTGTGGAAGATGTGGTTCACCGGTTTCGGTGGAAGCACCACGGGCGACATCAGCTTCAACAAGCAACTGATCAGCGCGGCAAGCGTTGGCGAAGTGACCAACAGCACCGTGGTTGCGCTATACCCGAACCCGACCAGCAACGGTCAAGTGAACGTTGTAATGGACGGCTTCAACGGCACCACGCGACTGCTGCTGACCGACCTGAACGGCAAATTGGTGCGCCAGCAAAGCAGCAACCAGGGCGGCGTCCTCAGCAACATCGCGTTCGATGTGAACGGTGTTGAAGCGGGCATCTATCTGCTGCGCGTCGACGATGGCGCGACGAACGCAGTGCAACGCTTGGTGGTGCAATAAGGCATGCGCCTCGGCTGGGCATCGCTCTTCATGATCACCTGCCTCGGTGCTGTGGCACAGGTGCAGGTGATCGTGCTTGATGCCGGTTCAGCGCAGCCCGTGCCTTACGCGCACGTTTCATGGATGGCCGGTGCTTCCACTGCTGTGGTAGCTGGTGACGCGAATGGCAAAGCCGCTCTGCCCCTCACTGCTGAACAAGTCACACGAGGGGTGCTGCTGAACGTGCGTGCCCTCGGGTACCATCACGCCACGGACACAATACGGTCGTTGGCACCGTTCACCGTGCGTCTTCAGGCCAAGGCACTGGAACTCGAACAAGCGGTCGTGACCGGCCAATACAAGCCCGGTACTGCGGATCGCGCGGTGCATCGGTTGCGCGTCATCGACGCCAAGCGCATGGAGCGCATGGCTGCGGAAAGTCTCGGCGATGTGTTGCGACAGGAGTTGAACATCCGCCTGGAACAAGACAACATCCTGGGCACGAGCATGCAGATGCAAGGGCTCGGCGGCGAGAACGTGAAGATCCTGGTGGACGGTGTGCCGATGATCGGCCGCCAGAACGGCAACCTCGACCTAGCGCAGATCGACCTCAGCGGGATCGAGCGCATTGAGGTGGTTGAAGGACCATTGAGCGTGAGTTACGGCACGAACGCACTGGCAGGCACCATCAACCTGATCACGCGCAAGAGGGCGCGCTCCTCGTCGACGCTGAACGCCAACGCGTATGCTGAGCACGTCGGCCGCCTGAACCTGGCCGCGACAGCAGGCCGCCGCTTCGGCCGCAACGACTTGCTCCTCACCGTGGGCCGCAACTTCTTCGGTGGCTGGGATCCGCGCCAGGGAGGCGACCTATACAACTTCGAGCCGCAGCTCGCCGACACGAACCGCTTCCAGCAGTGGAAACCACGCGAGCAGTATTTCGCACGCCTCAACTATCGTTTCGCGCTGAACGACCGCTGGACGTTGGGCTATAAAGGCGAAGGCATGCAGGACCGGATCACGAACCGTGGCAGGCCGCGCACACCCTATGGCGAAACCGCATTCGACGAACAGTACCTGACCGAACGGCTGGACAACGCCCTCTTCACCGAGGGCCAGTGGGGAAGCGGCAAACGCTTGAACGCACTTATCGCTCACAACCGCTACCGACGCCTGCGCAACACCTGGCTGCGCGACCTCACTACGCTCGACGAGCAATTGGTGAGCACCGAAGGCATGCAGGACACGTCGCGGTTCACGCTCACCAATGCACGCCTCGTCTTCAGCAGCGCGCCCGACAGCAGCAAGCTGGCCTACGAGATCGGCACCGACCTGAACCACGAGACCGGCGCGGGCGAACGCATCGGCGATGGCAACGGTGAAACGATCGGCGACTATGCCGTGTTCGCCAGCCTGGAGTGGAAACCCTTGTCGCGACTGACGTTGCGGCCCGGTGCACGGTACGCGCACAACACGCGCTACGGCGCACCGCTGATCCCATCGCTCAATGTGCGGTGGCAACTGGACAGCGCCATCACCTTGCGCGCCAGCTACGCGCAAGGGTTCCGCGCACCATCGCTCAAAGAGTTGTACTTCTTCTTCGTGGACGTGAACCATGACATCGTGGGCAACGAAGACCTTGAAGCCGAACGCTCGAACAGTTTCAACCTCGGGCTCACTTACCGGAAGAACATGGAACGAGGGGTGTTCACTGCGGATCTCTCTACGTTCTGCAACGTCATCAGCGACCTTATCACTCTGGTGCAGATCTCACCGACGCGGTACAGCTACGTGAACATCGGCGACTACCGCACGGTAGGCGGCAGCGCCGGCATCGGATGGGACAACGGCCACTGGCTGCTGAACATCGCCGGAGCGTTCACTGGCCGCTACGACGAACTGGGCGAGACCAGTGGTGGCGATGCGTGGCTGTACACACCTGAAGTGCGCGGCACCATAACACGCGAATGGCGGAAGTACGGCTGGAGCGCTTCGGTCTTCGCCAAGTACCAGGGCGAACTGGGCAACTATGTATCCCTCTCGGAAACAGAAGTGGGGCGCAGCACGCTGGACCCGTACGTGATGGCCGATGCCAACATCAGCAAGTCACTTTGGAAGAAGCGGCTGCGCATTGGCATGGGCTGCAAGAACATCACCAACGTCTCCAACATCGGTTCATCGATGGTGGCCGGTGGTGTGCACAGCGGTGGCGGCGGGCAGGTGCCGATGGCCATCGGCCGCACATGTTTCCTCCGGTTGGACATCGATCTGAAGAAGCAAGAATGAAGAACGTTTGGTCCATCGGTGCGGTCAGTGCGTTGCTGCTCAGCAGCTGCTTGAAGGATGAACTGCCGGTTCCTGCGCGTCCGCAAGGCGGAGTGGTGACCGGACAGGCGTGTTTGGGCAGCGACTACGGCGATCAGCTCTGGTACGACCTGGGCAGCAATGCGATCGTGAGCGCGAACAGCAAGAACGCATGGGACCTTGCCTTCGAGTGCAGCGCCGATGGTTGGCTCGTGCGCCTCAACACCGCCCGGTTCATGCGCGCAGCGGAACTGAACACCACGGACATCGCGCAACCGGTTGACACGAACGGGTTCGCGGCATTGTGGCGTATCGACCATAACGGCGGTTCACCGGACTCCACCGCGATCCGCGACTGGCGCACCAACTTGCCGGTGTACGCGCTGGAAATGGGCTTCAGTGACATCGGCTTGCCCATTGGCGTGAAGTTGCTGCGCATCACCTCGGTGGATCCCAACGGCTTCACGTTCGAGACCGCCAACATGAACGGCACCAACGTTCAACAGCACACGGTGGCGAAGGACCCCACCCGCAGCTACGTGCACTTCAAGATCAGCTCAGGACAAGTCGTGAACATCGCACCGCCCACCGGTTCGTACGATCTGGTCTTCACGCAATACACCTACCAGTTCTACGAGCCCTACACGGCCTACTTGGTCACTGGGGCCATCAATGCCTTCAGTGGTGCACGCGTGGCACCGATGGTCACCAGCGATTTCAACGCTGTGACGGTGGCCGATACGCTCGCGCATCCGTTCACCGCCGGTGACGACGCCGTGGGTTACGAGTGGAAGGAGTACGATTTCGACCTCGCCGTCTACACCGTTTTCCCCGAACGGGTGTACATCATCGAAGACAGCGAAGGACAGTTCTTCAAGCTGCACTTCACCGACTTCTACAACGACCAAGGCGAGCGTGGCTGCCCGACGTTCGAGGTGGTGGCGTTGTGATCAGCGCAGCACGATCAGGCGTTCCTCCAACGACTTGATCTTCGCCTCGGCGTCAGCCTTCTTCTTGCGCTCGTTCTCCAGCACCTGGGGCGGAGCACCGGCAACAAAGCGCTCGTTCGAGAGCTTCTTGTCCACGCTGGTGAGGAAGCCGCGGAGGTAATTCAGCTCCTCTTCGGCCTTCTTCGCCTCAGCGGCGGGATCCACATTGCCGCCGAGGTCCACGGCATACTCAGTGGTGCCGACGAGGAAGGTCACGGAACCATCGGCCGGTTTCGCAACGGCGTTGATGGCGCTCACGTTGGCGAGTTTGCCCACCAGCGCGATGGTCGATGCACTTAGCGGTGTCGTGCCTTTCACCTTCAACTCCATTGCCTCCTTCGGGCTCATGCCACGTTCGTTGCGCGTGTTGCGCACGGCGGTCACAAGATCGAATGCGTGTTGGACTTCGGCTTCGAGCTTCGCATCACCGTCGCCGCCCTTCGGCCAGGCGGCAATGATCAGCGCATCCTTTGGGCCTTGGCGCTCGCGCAAGTGGCTCCACAACTCTTCGGTGAGGAAGGGCATGAAGGGATGCAGCAACTTCATCACATCCTCGAATAGGCTGATGGTCGCTTCGTACGTCGTGCGGTCTATGGGTTCGCCTACGCCGTTCACGAAGGAGGGCTTGATGGATTCGAGGTACCAGCTGCACAGATCATCCCAGATCAGCTTGTAGGTGGCCATGAGCGCCTCGCTGATGCGGAACTGCGCGTAGAGGTCGTCGATCTCCTTCGTGGCATGCTCGACGCGTGAACGCATCCATGCACAAGCCACCGCGTTGCCGGCACTCTGCGCGCGATCATCAACGCTCCAGCCCTTCACCAGGCGAAAGGCGTTCCAGATCTTGTTGCTGAAGTTGCGGCCCTGCTCGCAGAGGGAATCGTCGTAAGGCAGATCGTTGCCAGCGGGTGAGGTGAGCAACATGCCCACGCGCACGCCATCCGCACCGAACTTCTCGATCAGCTCCAGCGGATCCGGACTATTGCCGAGGCTCTTGCTCATCTTCCGGCCCAGCTTGTCGCGCACGATGCCAGTGAGGTACACGTTCTTGAACGGCACCTCGTTGCGGTACTCCAGCCCGGCCATGATCATGCGCGCCACCCAGAAGAAGAGGATCTCCGGTGCGGTCACCAGATCGTTCGTCGGGTAGTAGTACTTGATGTCGGCATTGTCCGGATCCTCGAAACCGTCGAACACGCTGATGGGCCAGAGCCAGCTGCTGAACCAGGTGTCCACCACATCCTCGTCCTGCTTGATGCCCGTGGTGCTTTGTCCTTGTGATTTGAAGTAAGCGACCGCCTCGGCCTCGGTCTTGCACACGGCCGCGTCACCGTTGTCGTTGTACCATGCGGGCACCTGCTGGCCCCACCACAACTGGCGGCTGATGCACCAGTCGCGCACGTTCTCCATCCAATACTTGTAGGTGTTGGTGAATTTCTGCGGATGCAGTTTCACCTTCCCATCAAGCACCACTTCCAGCGCGGGCTTGGCCAGCTCGCTCATCTTCACGAACCATTGCAAGCTGAGACGTGGCTCGATCACAGCATCCGTGCGCTCGCTGTAGCCCACCTTGTTCTTGATGTCCTCGATCTTGACGAGGTGGCCTTTCTCCTCGAGGTCCTTCACGATCTTCTTGCGTACGGCGAAGCGGTCCTCGCCCACGTAGAGCTGCGCGGCCGCGCTCAGGGTGCCGTTGGGCTCCAGCATGTCGATCGTTCCCAGGCCGTGCTTCTTGCCCAGCTCGTGGTCGTTCGCATCGTGCGCCGGCGTCACTTTCAACGCACCGGTACCGAACTCGCGCTCCACGTACTCGTCGAAGATGATGGGTATGCTGCGGCCGATCAAGGGCACCAATGCGCGCTTCCCCTTCAGGTGGGCATAGCGCTCGTCTTCCGGGTGTACGGCGATGGCGGTATCACCCAGGATGGTCTCAGGCCGCGTGGTGGCGATCGTGATGTATTCGCCCTCATCCCCTGGCCCCTTCTCCGAGGGAGAAGGGGGGTCGATCCGGTATCGGACATGGAAGAGACGTGAGTTCATCTCTTTCATGATCACTTCCTCATCGCTCACGGCGGTGAGGGCCACGGGATCCCAGTTCACCATGCGCTGGCCACGATACACGAGGCCTTTCTTGTGCAGGTCGATGAAAACATCGAGCACGGCTTCGCTCAACTTCGGCTCCATGGTGAAGCGCGTGCGGTCCCAATCACAGGAGGCACCCAGCTTCTTCAACTGCTCAAGGATCACGCCGCCGTATTTGTCCTTCCAGGCATGTGCATGCTTCAGAAATTCTTCGCGACCGATCGCGCTTTTCTTGATCCCTTGTTCAGCAAGCAGGCGCACCACCTTCGCTTCCGTGGCGATGCTCGCGTGGTCCGTTCCCGGAACCCAGCAGGCATTCTTGCCCTGCATGCGCGCGCGCCGAACGAGCACGTCCTGGATGGTGTTGTTCAGCATGTGCCCCATGTGCAGTACACCTGTCACGTTCGGCGGCGGTATCACGACGGTGTACGGCTCGCGGCCGTCGGGCACGCTTCGGAAGTAGCCGTTGTCGAGCCAGTACTGGTACCACTTGCGTTCCGTGGTGG
Protein-coding sequences here:
- a CDS encoding T9SS type A sorting domain-containing protein, whose protein sequence is MKTPLLLAALIAATTVAAQTSVTVTTGPGNAQQTWYNLNTDATTSAPLAEWDLAFEINGGFNAGIMANTAKGVKVYQAPVAVGDWGSMDTTGMAANWQGLHNSDKDWSLGAFNSDVDLDAYNIGWGIYNTVTHVVAGDSIQVVVLADGAARMIRIDALGAGTYTFTYANLDGSDEQTHQIAKADYSGKNYAYWSMTSHSAIDREPMSADWDILFGKYTTNIGTWYGVTGALHNKNVQAVQVGGVPTLDAVFQWNDLGNDINILGHDWKYFDMGTFQYVIEDSLTYFVKDVTGNVWKMWFTGFGGSTTGDISFNKQLISAASVGEVTNSTVVALYPNPTSNGQVNVVMDGFNGTTRLLLTDLNGKLVRQQSSNQGGVLSNIAFDVNGVEAGIYLLRVDDGATNAVQRLVVQ
- a CDS encoding TonB-dependent receptor, with product MRLGWASLFMITCLGAVAQVQVIVLDAGSAQPVPYAHVSWMAGASTAVVAGDANGKAALPLTAEQVTRGVLLNVRALGYHHATDTIRSLAPFTVRLQAKALELEQAVVTGQYKPGTADRAVHRLRVIDAKRMERMAAESLGDVLRQELNIRLEQDNILGTSMQMQGLGGENVKILVDGVPMIGRQNGNLDLAQIDLSGIERIEVVEGPLSVSYGTNALAGTINLITRKRARSSSTLNANAYAEHVGRLNLAATAGRRFGRNDLLLTVGRNFFGGWDPRQGGDLYNFEPQLADTNRFQQWKPREQYFARLNYRFALNDRWTLGYKGEGMQDRITNRGRPRTPYGETAFDEQYLTERLDNALFTEGQWGSGKRLNALIAHNRYRRLRNTWLRDLTTLDEQLVSTEGMQDTSRFTLTNARLVFSSAPDSSKLAYEIGTDLNHETGAGERIGDGNGETIGDYAVFASLEWKPLSRLTLRPGARYAHNTRYGAPLIPSLNVRWQLDSAITLRASYAQGFRAPSLKELYFFFVDVNHDIVGNEDLEAERSNSFNLGLTYRKNMERGVFTADLSTFCNVISDLITLVQISPTRYSYVNIGDYRTVGGSAGIGWDNGHWLLNIAGAFTGRYDELGETSGGDAWLYTPEVRGTITREWRKYGWSASVFAKYQGELGNYVSLSETEVGRSTLDPYVMADANISKSLWKKRLRIGMGCKNITNVSNIGSSMVAGGVHSGGGGQVPMAIGRTCFLRLDIDLKKQE
- a CDS encoding HmuY family protein, encoding MKNVWSIGAVSALLLSSCLKDELPVPARPQGGVVTGQACLGSDYGDQLWYDLGSNAIVSANSKNAWDLAFECSADGWLVRLNTARFMRAAELNTTDIAQPVDTNGFAALWRIDHNGGSPDSTAIRDWRTNLPVYALEMGFSDIGLPIGVKLLRITSVDPNGFTFETANMNGTNVQQHTVAKDPTRSYVHFKISSGQVVNIAPPTGSYDLVFTQYTYQFYEPYTAYLVTGAINAFSGARVAPMVTSDFNAVTVADTLAHPFTAGDDAVGYEWKEYDFDLAVYTVFPERVYIIEDSEGQFFKLHFTDFYNDQGERGCPTFEVVAL
- a CDS encoding valine--tRNA ligase produces the protein MELDKRYDPSTTERKWYQYWLDNGYFRSVPDGREPYTVVIPPPNVTGVLHMGHMLNNTIQDVLVRRARMQGKNACWVPGTDHASIATEAKVVRLLAEQGIKKSAIGREEFLKHAHAWKDKYGGVILEQLKKLGASCDWDRTRFTMEPKLSEAVLDVFIDLHKKGLVYRGQRMVNWDPVALTAVSDEEVIMKEMNSRLFHVRYRIDPPSPSEKGPGDEGEYITIATTRPETILGDTAIAVHPEDERYAHLKGKRALVPLIGRSIPIIFDEYVEREFGTGALKVTPAHDANDHELGKKHGLGTIDMLEPNGTLSAAAQLYVGEDRFAVRKKIVKDLEEKGHLVKIEDIKNKVGYSERTDAVIEPRLSLQWFVKMSELAKPALEVVLDGKVKLHPQKFTNTYKYWMENVRDWCISRQLWWGQQVPAWYNDNGDAAVCKTEAEAVAYFKSQGQSTTGIKQDEDVVDTWFSSWLWPISVFDGFEDPDNADIKYYYPTNDLVTAPEILFFWVARMIMAGLEYRNEVPFKNVYLTGIVRDKLGRKMSKSLGNSPDPLELIEKFGADGVRVGMLLTSPAGNDLPYDDSLCEQGRNFSNKIWNAFRLVKGWSVDDRAQSAGNAVACAWMRSRVEHATKEIDDLYAQFRISEALMATYKLIWDDLCSWYLESIKPSFVNGVGEPIDRTTYEATISLFEDVMKLLHPFMPFLTEELWSHLRERQGPKDALIIAAWPKGGDGDAKLEAEVQHAFDLVTAVRNTRNERGMSPKEAMELKVKGTTPLSASTIALVGKLANVSAINAVAKPADGSVTFLVGTTEYAVDLGGNVDPAAEAKKAEEELNYLRGFLTSVDKKLSNERFVAGAPPQVLENERKKKADAEAKIKSLEERLIVLR